The Stenotrophomonas maltophilia sequence GTCGGCCCGCGCGCCGAGCCGACCGAGGCTGGCCGCGCGCTGCTGGACGAAGGCCGGCACCTGCTGCGCGCCGCCCGCGAGCTGGAGCTGCGGGTGCGCCGGGTGGCATCGGGCTGGGAGACCGAACTGACCCTGGCGGTGGACTCGGTGTTCCCGACCTGGCTGCTGGGCCCGGACATCGCCGCGTTTCGTGAGGCCGAGGCACCAACCCGGCTGCGTCTGATCGGTGAGGCACTGTCAGGCACCTGGGAGGCCTTGCTGGACCGGCGTGCCGATCTGCTGGTCGGCGCGCCGGGTGAGGGCCCCAGTGGCGGTGGTTATGTGGTCGAGCCGCTGGGCACGGTGGAGTTCGTGTTCGCGGTCGCGCCCGATCATCCGTTGGCCGCAGTGCCAGGCGTGCTCGGTCGCGAGCAGCTGGTCGAGCACTGCGCGATCGCGGTCTCCGATTCGGCGCGACGGCTGCTGCCGCGCACGGTCGGCCTGTTGATGGGGCAGGAGATGCTGACGGTGCCGGACATGGCCAGCAAGCTGAAGCTGCAATGCGAAGGCGTGGGCTTTGGTTTCCTGCCCGAGCCATGCGCGCGCGCTGCGGTGGCGCGTGGCCAGCTGGTGATCCGCGAGGTGGAGGAGCACAAGCCGGAAGAGACCTTCTGGCTGGCCTGGCGCACCGGTGAGGATGGTGCGGCATTGCGCTGGTGGCGCGAACGCCTGCGCAGGCCGGAGCTGCTGTCGCAGTGGTGGCAGGCAATGGCCGGGGTGTAGGGTTTTGGCAGGGCTGCGCCCTGCACCCGCTAGGGGTTGGAGCAACAGCAACTGCAACAACAACAGAAGCTGGTTTCCTGAGGGATGGCGGGGTGGGTCCGGTTGCGGGAGACGCCGTAAACCCGTCCTTGGGGGCTTGGCCGCGGCATCCATGCCGCGGACACTCCCGCAACCGGACC is a genomic window containing:
- a CDS encoding LysR family transcriptional regulator; its protein translation is MLKLSLDALQILDAIDRRGSFAGAGKALHKVPSTISYTVAKLEEDLGVQLFDRVGPRAEPTEAGRALLDEGRHLLRAARELELRVRRVASGWETELTLAVDSVFPTWLLGPDIAAFREAEAPTRLRLIGEALSGTWEALLDRRADLLVGAPGEGPSGGGYVVEPLGTVEFVFAVAPDHPLAAVPGVLGREQLVEHCAIAVSDSARRLLPRTVGLLMGQEMLTVPDMASKLKLQCEGVGFGFLPEPCARAAVARGQLVIREVEEHKPEETFWLAWRTGEDGAALRWWRERLRRPELLSQWWQAMAGV